Proteins co-encoded in one Microaerobacter geothermalis genomic window:
- a CDS encoding HlyD family secretion protein, whose protein sequence is MGKTRVIILLVILTIFTGGALILYQFQNEASAQQDQYISSGITEMKEIEVSFKIGGKLDTTLVQEGDVVKEGELLASLEDKDFQIKVDQAKANVEMAKALLEQSRLAVPLTKTDTEIQLKEAEAALKAAKAKYDALLNGARDEEKKQVEAKVSAAKEVYQVALDTYNKMEVLYQQGAIPSSKLDEAKVNLEKAKAEYDVSQQQLAMINKGARQEEIDGAKALVEQAEAAVERAKNAMGQVSVKIEDNQLAEAKLSQAEAALMEAETYLSYTKLFSPNDGMIITQSSYKGETVAAGKPVFTILDTSKVWARFYVSEQGLVDKKVGDKVTLYLDASKQKVEGKIILISPAADFAVKKATQEQGEADVRSFLVKVEIINPSPDLRSGYTVHWIQEES, encoded by the coding sequence ATGGGGAAAACCAGAGTAATCATATTGTTGGTAATATTGACGATTTTTACGGGAGGAGCCTTAATTCTTTATCAGTTTCAGAATGAAGCATCTGCCCAACAGGATCAATATATTTCTTCAGGAATTACGGAAATGAAGGAAATAGAGGTGTCCTTTAAGATAGGGGGTAAATTGGATACCACCTTAGTTCAGGAAGGAGATGTGGTGAAAGAGGGAGAGTTACTGGCGTCCCTTGAAGACAAAGACTTTCAGATTAAAGTGGATCAAGCAAAAGCCAATGTGGAAATGGCAAAGGCACTATTAGAACAAAGCAGGTTGGCCGTTCCATTAACCAAGACAGATACGGAGATACAACTGAAGGAAGCGGAGGCAGCACTAAAGGCTGCAAAGGCAAAGTACGATGCTCTGCTCAATGGAGCCAGGGATGAAGAAAAGAAGCAAGTGGAAGCGAAGGTTTCTGCTGCAAAGGAAGTATATCAAGTGGCTCTGGATACTTATAATAAAATGGAAGTTTTATATCAGCAGGGTGCTATTCCTTCAAGCAAATTGGATGAAGCGAAGGTTAATTTGGAAAAGGCAAAGGCAGAATATGATGTGAGTCAACAGCAACTGGCCATGATCAATAAGGGAGCGAGACAAGAAGAGATAGATGGGGCGAAGGCGTTGGTTGAACAAGCAGAGGCAGCAGTGGAAAGGGCCAAGAATGCTATGGGACAGGTATCGGTAAAGATTGAGGATAATCAATTGGCGGAGGCCAAATTATCCCAGGCGGAAGCAGCATTGATGGAAGCGGAAACTTACCTAAGCTATACGAAATTGTTCTCACCAAACGATGGGATGATTATCACCCAAAGCTCCTATAAAGGGGAAACGGTGGCGGCCGGTAAACCTGTTTTTACCATTCTGGATACCAGTAAGGTATGGGCACGTTTTTATGTCAGTGAACAAGGTCTGGTTGACAAAAAAGTTGGAGATAAGGTGACCCTTTATCTTGATGCATCGAAGCAAAAGGTGGAGGGAAAGATTATTCTAATTTCACCTGCAGCTGACTTTGCCGTGAAAAAAGCAACACAAGAACAAGGGGAAGCGGATGTTCGTTCTTTTTTAGTCAAAGTGGAAATCATCAATCCCTCCCCTGATCTTCGTTCCGGATACACGGTTCACTGGATACAGGAGGAGTCATAA
- a CDS encoding ABC transporter permease, protein MVRKMIEQEWREIIQDKRLLAILLLVPIFYTLLFGYLYINSKVTELSTIVYLGEDSTLTREIVLGFDQSDIFSVSKMASNEEEVISSIQKGDYKVGIIIPPHLTEDIKRGSSTEVLTMVDGSNMLVSNAATKGANEVVQTFSTGAAIEKLAAAGMDQDIAMKMVSPIQFRYRVLYNPTFNYSNFLLIGLLGAILQQVLFLGLALGVAREKERGTWNPLLMDVSSPWKVAYGKSVPYFLIGLSNFILVFLLAKGLFQIPFKGSLWLFILLGISFQVALAGIGFLASLTSANQLQATQITMLIAVPSFLLSGFTWPFGAMPSILVKLGHLLPLTYFLDGIRELTVKGNGVESLLTDVLVLFGMGLISFAVSILIMYLSRTRKKDTHDSLRLGNTERATVS, encoded by the coding sequence ATGGTCAGGAAAATGATTGAGCAGGAATGGCGTGAAATTATCCAAGACAAAAGACTTTTGGCTATTCTTTTGCTGGTTCCAATTTTTTATACGTTGCTGTTCGGATATTTGTATATAAATTCCAAGGTTACGGAACTATCAACGATTGTTTATCTGGGAGAAGACTCAACTCTAACCCGTGAAATCGTTCTTGGCTTTGATCAATCTGATATTTTTTCTGTTTCCAAAATGGCATCAAATGAAGAAGAAGTGATCTCATCGATACAGAAGGGGGATTACAAAGTAGGGATCATCATTCCCCCTCATTTAACGGAGGATATAAAACGGGGCAGTAGTACGGAAGTGTTGACAATGGTAGATGGAAGTAACATGTTGGTATCCAATGCCGCCACCAAGGGCGCCAATGAGGTTGTACAAACCTTTAGTACGGGAGCTGCCATTGAAAAATTGGCAGCAGCAGGGATGGATCAGGATATTGCTATGAAAATGGTGTCGCCCATTCAATTTCGTTATCGGGTTCTCTATAATCCCACGTTCAATTATAGTAACTTTTTATTAATTGGGCTGTTGGGAGCCATTCTGCAGCAGGTTTTGTTTCTCGGTTTGGCGTTGGGAGTAGCAAGGGAGAAGGAACGAGGAACCTGGAATCCTCTTTTAATGGATGTTTCTTCTCCATGGAAAGTGGCTTACGGAAAGTCTGTTCCGTACTTTTTAATTGGTTTAAGCAACTTTATCCTGGTATTCCTTCTGGCGAAAGGATTATTTCAAATCCCATTTAAAGGAAGCCTATGGCTATTTATTCTTCTGGGAATTTCATTTCAGGTCGCTTTGGCTGGGATCGGGTTTTTAGCTTCCCTGACGTCTGCCAATCAGTTGCAGGCTACACAGATTACCATGCTGATTGCTGTTCCTTCCTTTCTGCTCTCTGGATTTACTTGGCCCTTCGGAGCCATGCCGTCCATCCTCGTAAAATTAGGACATCTTCTTCCATTAACCTATTTCCTGGATGGGATTAGGGAATTAACAGTAAAAGGGAACGGGGTGGAATCACTTCTCACCGATGTCTTGGTTCTATTTGGAATGGGTTTGATTTCTTTTGCCGTAAGTATTCTCATCATGTATCTTTCAAGAACGAGAAAAAAAGATACTCATGATTCTTTACGTCTTGGGAATACTGAAAGAGCAACAGTATCATAA
- a CDS encoding N-acetylmuramoyl-L-alanine amidase: protein MPSLSDQMSDFAPNKRIWVLDRGHGVDTPGKRSPDGSLREWEFNHDVRKRLAAYLDINQIPYIFTVTDEKDMSLRERTNIENKLAEMGYQTCFLSIHANAFGSGEWNDARGIETYSYPKARESKSMSKIFLNYLIKETGLLDRGAKEADFHVLRETKGNAVLTENGFMTNREEAELLKSDEFREKVARAHARAICKIEGIGFTDKKQDEGKPMMDWKTEAIQWLLDQKIITDPKWLEKKDEDVPMWAVAIMLRRVMEGMKNEQ from the coding sequence TTGCCAAGTCTAAGTGATCAAATGAGCGATTTCGCTCCGAATAAGCGGATTTGGGTTTTGGACAGAGGGCATGGGGTTGATACCCCGGGGAAACGTTCACCTGACGGAAGTTTAAGAGAATGGGAGTTTAATCATGATGTTCGCAAACGACTTGCAGCATATCTTGATATTAATCAAATTCCCTATATATTTACAGTAACTGATGAAAAAGATATGTCTCTTAGAGAGCGAACAAATATTGAAAACAAACTGGCTGAGATGGGATATCAAACATGCTTTTTGTCCATTCATGCCAATGCCTTTGGCTCAGGAGAATGGAATGATGCAAGAGGAATAGAAACCTATTCCTATCCGAAAGCCAGAGAATCAAAAAGCATGTCAAAGATCTTCTTAAACTATCTGATAAAGGAAACCGGATTATTAGACAGGGGAGCAAAGGAAGCCGATTTCCATGTTCTCCGTGAGACCAAGGGTAATGCAGTATTAACGGAGAACGGCTTCATGACTAACAGGGAAGAAGCAGAACTTTTGAAATCGGATGAGTTCAGGGAGAAGGTAGCCCGGGCCCATGCCAGAGCGATCTGCAAGATTGAAGGGATTGGGTTTACGGATAAAAAGCAGGATGAGGGGAAACCAATGATGGATTGGAAAACAGAGGCCATACAATGGTTGTTAGATCAAAAAATTATCACTGATCCAAAATGGTTGGAAAAGAAAGATGAGGATGTTCCCATGTGGGCTGTTGCCATCATGTTAAGAAGGGTGATGGAGGGGATGAAAAATGAGCAATAA